A genomic stretch from Syntrophomonadaceae bacterium includes:
- a CDS encoding DUF190 domain-containing protein, producing MELTTAKKLVVITEAAIETDVLRIIDKQGARGYTIYRGIAGKGSRGIRSGSGGMSTFGENVRIETVVATEEKAKAIMELIINNYLANKYAGLVYLEDVQVARIAKF from the coding sequence TTGGAACTGACAACTGCAAAGAAATTAGTTGTCATCACTGAAGCGGCTATTGAAACAGATGTACTGCGCATAATTGACAAGCAAGGCGCGAGGGGTTACACAATCTATAGAGGTATTGCCGGCAAAGGCTCTCGCGGCATCCGGTCGGGATCCGGCGGCATGAGCACTTTTGGTGAGAATGTAAGAATTGAAACCGTTGTTGCTACCGAAGAAAAAGCCAAGGCAATCATGGAGTTGATAATCAACAATTATTTAGCTAATAAATATGCCGGCTTAGTTTATCTGGAAGACGTGCAAGTGGCAAGAATTGCTAAATTTTAG